From Oncorhynchus clarkii lewisi isolate Uvic-CL-2024 chromosome 26, UVic_Ocla_1.0, whole genome shotgun sequence, the proteins below share one genomic window:
- the LOC139385047 gene encoding transcription factor Maf-like — protein sequence MASELAMSNSDLPTSPLAMEYVNDFDLMKFEVKKEPVEPDRNISQCSRLIAGGSLSSTPMSTPCSSVPPSPSFSSPSPGSGSEQKAHLEDFYWMSGYQPQLNPEALGFSPEDAVEALINSSHQLQSFDGYARGQQFAGGAGGGGTMGGEEMGSAAAVVSAVIAAAAAQNGGPHHHHHHHNGGHHHQSPGVSSNGSSGGNHPHMGHLDDRFSDDQLVGMSVRELNRQLRGVSKEEVIRLKQKRRTLKNRGYAQSCRYKRVQQRHVLEGEKTQLVQQVDHLKAEISRLARERDAYKEKYEKLISNGFRENGSSSDNNPSSPEFFMSSRKFLHL from the exons ATGGCATCAGAACTGGCAATGAGCAACTCCGACCTGCCCACCAGTCCCCTGGCCATGGAATATGTTAATGACTTCGATCTGATGAAGTTTGAAGTGAAAAAGGAGCCGGTGGAGCCCGATCGCAACATCAGCCAGTGCAGCCGCCTTATTGCCGGGGGATCCTTGTCTTCCACACCGATGAGCACGCCTTGCAGCTCGGTGCCCCCTTCTCCAAGCTTCTCGTCGCCCAGTCCGGGGTCGGGGAGCGAACAGAAGGCACACTTGGAGGATTTCTACTGGATGTCCGGTTATCAACCGCAGTTGAATCCGGAGGCGCTGGGCTTCAGCCCCGAAGACGCAGTTGAGGCGCTGATCAACAGCAGTCACCAGCTCCAGTCCTTCGATGGCTATGCTAGAGGGCAGCAGTTTGCCGGCGGAGCCGGAGGAGGAGGCACCATGGGCGGGGAAGAGATGGGCTCTGCCGCGGCGGTGGTGTCCGCAGTTATCGCCGCCGCAGCAGCCCAGAACGGGggtccccaccaccaccatcaccaccacaacGGCGGCCACCATCACCAATCACCTGGTGTCTCGTCCAACGGCAGCTCCGGAGGAAACCACCCACACATGGGACATTTGGACGACCGGTTTTCGGACGACCAGCTGGTGGGCATGTCGGTACGGGAGCTCAACCGGCAGCTACGGGgagtcagcaaggaagaagtgaTCCGGCTGAAACAGAAGAGGAGGACCCTAAAGAACAGAGGCTATGCGCAGTCCTGCCGCTACAAGCGGGTGCAGCAGCGGCACGTCCTGGAGGGCGAGAAGACGCAGCTCGTCCAGCAAGTCGACCACCTCAAGGCGGAGATCTCCAGGCTGGCCCGGGAGAGGGACGCATACAAAGAAAAATATGAGAAGCTCATCAGCAACGGCTTCAGAGAAAATGGATCCAGCAGTGACAACAACCCTTCCTCCCCGGAGTTTTTCAT GTCATCCAGAAAATTCCTCCATCTGTGA